GTTGGCCAGCCACAGTTCCGTGAGCGGCTCCAGGCTGTGCCCGGAATGGATTGCCTGGGCCAGGAACACCGCATTGATGCCGCCCGCGCTGGCCCCGGTGACGATATCGGGCAGCACGCGCAGGCGCAGGTCATGATGCGCGTGAATATGCGCCAGAACATCGTGATAAACGTCGCGCACGCCGCCAGTTCGCGCGCCGGTGCTGTGAAAGTCGCGGCTGGCGCGGGCGAGGTGCCAGACCTCCTTGGTCACCCCGTGCATGTACACCGCCAGGCTCACGCCGCCGTAGCAGACCAGGGCGATGCGAAGTTCCTTCTGACGCATGGCTGCGTGTGTGGCAGCTTGATCGTTCCATTGCCACCCGCCGAATTGCGGCTTGCCGCGCGCGATTGTTCCACTAATGTTCCGTCACGATCATGGAGGTGGGTATGCTGGCTGGAAGTTGCTGCTGCGGCACGGTTCGTTTCGAAGTTTCCCAGTCTCCCACCATGATGGGGACGTGCCATTGCACCCGCTGCCGCAAGGTGGGCGCCAGCACCTTCGTGTTTGTCGATCGGGCCGCGTTCGAACTGGTCGCGGGGCAGCCTGCGCTTGCGACGTACCAGCCGGAAGACGGGTACAAGTACGCGCGGGACTTCTGCAGCCGCTGCGGGACCGCGCTTGGCGAAATCAGCGGCGATGGGGACAGTTTCCCCATACCGGCGAACTGCTTCGACGATCCGCTTGATCTGGCGGTCAAGTTCCACGAATTCGTGGCCGAGAAACCGGGATGGCTGCCGATCTGCGACGACGCGCGCCAATTCGCGGGCCATCCCCACAAGGATTGAAATCGATGGTGAAGACCAAGCGCCGCTACGTCTGCCAGGCCTGCGGTTCGGTCTCGAGCCGCTGGCAGGGACAGTGCGCCGATTGCGCCGAATGGAACACGCTGGCCGAGGACGCGCCGGCGACCGTGTTTTCGATGAGGCACGACTTGTCGAGCGGGGGCCGGGCGATCGCGTTCGAAGCGCTGGATGCACCGTCGGAGCCACTGGTGCGCCTGCCGACCGGTCTCGCGGAATTCGACCGCGCGCTGGGCGGGGGCCTGGTCCCGGGCAGTGCCGTGCTGATGGGCGGCGACCCTGGCATCGGCAAGTCCACGCTCCTGCTCCAGTCCGCCGGCGCTGTGGCGAAGCGGGGCCTCGGCGTTGTGTACGTCAGTGGCGAGGAAGCGGCCGGTCAGGTGCGGATGCGCGCCGGACGGCTGGGCCTTTCCGACGCGCCCATCCGCCTCGCGTCTGCCACCGGGGTGCGCGATATCATCACCACGCTGTCGCAAGGCCAGCCCCCCGCGTTGCTGGTCATCGATTCCATCCAGACCATGCATTCCGACACCATCGAAGGCGCGCCGGGAACCGTCAGCCAGGTGCGCGGATGCGCGTTCGAGCTGATCCGTTACGCCAAGGAAAACGGCGTGGCTCTGGTGCTGGTGGGGCACGTCACCAAGGACGGCACCATCGCCGGCCCCCGCGTGCTGGAACACATGGTCGATGTGGTGATGAGCTTCGAAGGGGAGCGCAGCCACCAGTACCGCATATTGCGCGCGCTCAAGAACCGTTTCGGCGCGGTGGACGAGATCGGCGTGTTCGCCATGGAGGGCGCCGGGCTGGCCGAAGTGGGCAACCCTTCGCTCC
This region of Tsuneonella aeria genomic DNA includes:
- a CDS encoding GFA family protein; this encodes MLAGSCCCGTVRFEVSQSPTMMGTCHCTRCRKVGASTFVFVDRAAFELVAGQPALATYQPEDGYKYARDFCSRCGTALGEISGDGDSFPIPANCFDDPLDLAVKFHEFVAEKPGWLPICDDARQFAGHPHKD
- the radA gene encoding DNA repair protein RadA; this encodes MVKTKRRYVCQACGSVSSRWQGQCADCAEWNTLAEDAPATVFSMRHDLSSGGRAIAFEALDAPSEPLVRLPTGLAEFDRALGGGLVPGSAVLMGGDPGIGKSTLLLQSAGAVAKRGLGVVYVSGEEAAGQVRMRAGRLGLSDAPIRLASATGVRDIITTLSQGQPPALLVIDSIQTMHSDTIEGAPGTVSQVRGCAFELIRYAKENGVALVLVGHVTKDGTIAGPRVLEHMVDVVMSFEGERSHQYRILRALKNRFGAVDEIGVFAMEGAGLAEVGNPSLLFLSGRTEPLAGSAVFPALEGTRPVLVEIQALIVRLQSGATPRRAVVGWDSGRLAMLLAVLESRCGLNFSSAEVYLNVAGGYRLSDPAADVAVAAALVSALADKPLETHAVWFGEVSLAGEIRQVAHAGLRLREAAKLGFASGYGPAEVDTGSSGLNYRGLGRLSNLVDQVVAQA